The genomic DNA CGCGGGCCTCGCCGGAGCGAGCGTCGAACTCGCGGTTGTGGCGGGCGTGATCGCACTCCTCGTGCTCGCCGGGCCGACCTACGAGTTCCTCCGTGAACGGTGGCCTCACCAGAACGTGTCCGAGCAGTCGTAGACCACGCCGTGGCGCGGGCAGACGTACTTGCAGTGGCGACGCTCCATCGCCGCCCCACAGGCCGGGCACGGCCGCCCCGCTCCGTTCACGTCTTCGCCGTCCGCACTCACGATCTCGTTCCGGTTCGCGGTGCTCTCCCCGTCGGCCTCGTTTCGCTCTCCGCCATCGCCCGACTCGCTCGCGCCAGCCATGTTTCATCCGACTGCTGGCGCGGGGTTGAACC from Halococcus agarilyticus includes the following:
- a CDS encoding HVO_2523 family zinc finger protein yields the protein MSADGEDVNGAGRPCPACGAAMERRHCKYVCPRHGVVYDCSDTFW